In Sphingobacterium sp. lm-10, one DNA window encodes the following:
- a CDS encoding OmpH family outer membrane protein, translated as MMKNVWKGVAVAAGLFMATQVTNAQQKIGHINSQELMQATPEFKTAQTQIQTLRETKEKEYQGMLELYQKKQTEANEKAMNRSEANKTTLDTEIQGLVAEMRQMEERIQATNGQAQEELQKKYQELMNPIETKVINAINTVAKDKGYAYVLDLASGSVFYFDGGDDLTPDVKSKLGI; from the coding sequence ATGATGAAAAATGTATGGAAAGGTGTAGCTGTAGCAGCGGGGTTATTCATGGCTACACAAGTGACGAATGCTCAACAAAAAATTGGACACATTAACTCTCAAGAGTTGATGCAAGCTACGCCAGAATTTAAAACTGCGCAAACCCAAATACAGACCTTGAGAGAAACTAAAGAGAAAGAGTATCAAGGAATGTTGGAGCTGTACCAGAAAAAACAAACAGAAGCAAACGAGAAAGCGATGAATCGCAGTGAAGCCAATAAAACTACTTTGGATACTGAAATCCAAGGTCTTGTAGCAGAGATGCGTCAAATGGAAGAACGGATTCAGGCGACTAACGGTCAGGCTCAAGAAGAATTACAAAAGAAATACCAAGAGTTGATGAACCCAATCGAAACAAAGGTAATCAACGCCATCAATACGGTAGCAAAAGACAAAGGCTATGCTTATGTATTAGACTTAGCTAGCGGAAGTGTATTTTATTTCGATGGAGGTGACGATTTGACACCGGATGTAAAATCGAAATTGGGAATCTAA
- a CDS encoding MAC/perforin domain-containing protein encodes MKINLFAKLATISTVVLFAIGCQKSVITDGTESGKRATTPRSVTYNQYNVSGFGYDITGRYSNEKSAKGPVIDPRKVKAAGRLQDTEPSGTDSWEEYGENASSYSQKMSRRVNAGAGFKIFGIELSASFSRLDTSSNYFDAKYIYSTYYFTVTKRSINMNGTAATLMPHLDDNFKSDVLTYTPQELVRFYGTHVMTHIYTGGRLNISYQAETRHSNRTAAARAGAKVTASKFNVEVGTSSDVSETDASHNYNRTLAYSTIGGDTRHQLVGEINLEITNTVFNKTNWQNSITKENSKLIDFGSDGLVPIYEFISDPAKKQQVRVYVEQYIRSREIQNSYNRVPVYGMLYYGNQNGNRKGVNHVLTLNPNGEWGTGINEGPYFYAYDYQVPGTVPVHRYNHHANFNHFYTTGNPSSQGMTGFTYEGVAFYAFPNSTNTIGKSTSAVYCYWSNQMLDHVFGTNANMRERDYRNLGISFYVPNN; translated from the coding sequence ATGAAAATCAATCTGTTTGCCAAATTGGCAACAATTTCAACTGTGGTCTTATTTGCAATTGGCTGTCAGAAATCCGTAATCACTGACGGTACCGAGTCGGGGAAAAGAGCTACCACTCCTAGATCAGTAACCTACAACCAGTATAACGTCTCTGGGTTTGGCTACGACATTACAGGTCGTTACTCTAATGAAAAATCTGCCAAAGGCCCTGTTATTGATCCGAGAAAAGTTAAAGCTGCAGGCCGCCTGCAAGATACTGAACCATCTGGAACAGATAGTTGGGAAGAATACGGTGAAAATGCATCTAGCTATAGTCAAAAAATGTCAAGAAGAGTAAATGCTGGAGCTGGTTTCAAAATTTTCGGCATCGAATTGAGCGCATCTTTCAGCAGACTAGATACTTCTTCTAATTATTTTGATGCAAAATATATTTATAGCACATACTATTTCACCGTTACAAAACGGAGCATAAATATGAATGGGACCGCTGCGACTTTGATGCCACATCTAGACGATAATTTCAAGAGTGATGTCCTAACTTATACTCCTCAGGAATTAGTGAGGTTTTACGGAACACATGTAATGACTCATATTTACACTGGCGGTAGATTGAATATATCGTATCAAGCCGAAACGCGGCACTCAAATAGAACAGCTGCCGCTCGCGCTGGTGCAAAAGTGACAGCATCTAAATTTAATGTTGAAGTTGGAACTTCCAGCGATGTAAGCGAAACAGATGCATCTCATAATTACAATAGAACACTTGCATATAGTACCATTGGAGGAGATACTAGGCATCAACTTGTCGGAGAGATCAACCTTGAAATTACAAATACAGTTTTTAATAAAACTAATTGGCAGAATAGTATAACTAAAGAAAACTCAAAACTAATTGACTTTGGATCAGACGGCTTAGTTCCTATTTATGAATTCATATCAGATCCTGCCAAAAAGCAGCAAGTAAGAGTTTATGTTGAGCAATATATTAGAAGTAGAGAGATTCAAAACTCATACAATCGAGTTCCAGTCTATGGAATGTTATATTACGGAAATCAGAACGGAAACCGCAAAGGAGTCAATCATGTTTTGACTTTAAACCCAAATGGCGAGTGGGGCACAGGTATAAACGAAGGGCCATATTTTTACGCGTATGACTATCAAGTTCCCGGTACAGTACCCGTTCACCGGTATAATCACCACGCTAACTTTAATCATTTCTACACAACTGGCAATCCTAGTAGCCAAGGTATGACAGGTTTCACATATGAAGGTGTAGCATTTTACGCGTTTCCAAACTCCACAAACACTATAGGAAAAAGTACTTCCGCTGTATATTGTTATTGGAGTAATCAAATGTTAGATCACGTCTTCGGAACTAATGCAAACATGAGAGAGCGCGACTATAGGAATTTGGGAATATCGTTTTATGTACCTAATAATTAG
- a CDS encoding mechanosensitive ion channel domain-containing protein, protein MKDSIEQFLADEQVNTQIYNTTYQQVAQLKLNTQLTHIFTTASLLIAMAIVLFAVDYIVRNIFIRVFSKMMRLSQKNVNERLIQNKFFSNLSLLILLTITQAFLPLVFRGFPGTMSFLEATLNLIIAFVALRLVNSVLKTGRDVFKNKPGFVDKPLDSYLQVLQIVLYFIGGTILFTVITGKSPGDFLISMGAASAILMLVFKDTILGFVASIQVSANDSVRVGDWIEMKKYNADGDVLQINLNNIRIRNFDRTIVTIPTHTLLTESFTNYRGMQQSGGRRIKRAVNVKISSIRYVSDEEITQLRQIRLLKDFIDQRLDDIQTYNNEFLPDESMPVNGRRMTNIGLFRAYLSAYAKAHPRIQQSSMVMVRQLAPTEHGLPLELYMFTDGTAWSFYEEALADIFDHLFAAIKFFDLEVFEAPASDDLRKLKQSLSKEMLSN, encoded by the coding sequence ATGAAGGATTCGATTGAACAATTTTTGGCAGACGAACAGGTCAACACACAAATTTACAATACGACGTATCAGCAAGTAGCCCAACTGAAGCTCAATACTCAACTCACCCATATCTTCACCACAGCATCGTTACTCATTGCAATGGCTATCGTGCTATTTGCGGTGGACTATATTGTGCGAAACATCTTTATACGTGTTTTCTCCAAGATGATGCGACTTTCGCAGAAAAATGTCAATGAGCGATTAATACAAAATAAGTTCTTTTCCAACCTGAGTTTGTTGATTTTACTGACCATTACACAAGCGTTTTTGCCCTTAGTGTTTCGCGGTTTTCCAGGCACCATGTCTTTTTTGGAAGCGACGCTTAATCTAATTATCGCCTTTGTGGCCCTTCGCTTGGTCAATTCCGTGCTCAAAACAGGGCGCGATGTATTTAAAAATAAACCCGGTTTTGTAGATAAACCCTTAGATAGTTACTTACAGGTATTGCAGATTGTACTTTACTTTATCGGAGGAACGATATTATTCACGGTGATTACTGGAAAGTCGCCTGGGGATTTTCTAATCTCTATGGGAGCCGCATCTGCTATCCTTATGTTGGTTTTTAAGGATACTATCTTAGGTTTTGTAGCCAGTATTCAGGTCTCTGCTAATGATTCGGTACGAGTAGGGGACTGGATTGAAATGAAGAAGTATAACGCGGACGGCGACGTATTACAGATTAACCTGAATAACATCCGGATTCGGAACTTTGACCGTACCATTGTCACTATACCGACACATACCTTGCTGACAGAGTCATTTACTAATTATCGGGGCATGCAACAGTCTGGTGGTCGGCGCATTAAACGAGCGGTCAATGTCAAGATTTCCTCCATTCGTTACGTCAGTGATGAAGAAATAACGCAATTAAGACAAATCCGTTTGTTGAAGGATTTCATTGATCAGCGGCTCGACGATATTCAAACCTATAACAATGAGTTTCTTCCAGACGAAAGTATGCCTGTCAATGGGCGTAGGATGACCAATATAGGTCTATTTCGTGCCTATCTTTCTGCTTACGCAAAGGCACATCCTCGTATTCAGCAAAGTTCCATGGTGATGGTACGCCAGTTGGCTCCTACAGAGCATGGTCTTCCTTTGGAGCTATATATGTTTACAGATGGCACAGCTTGGAGTTTCTATGAAGAAGCATTGGCAGATATTTTCGACCACCTATTTGCAGCGATTAAATTCTTTGATTTGGAGGTCTTTGAAGCACCCGCATCGGATGATTTGCGTAAGTTGAAGCAATCCTTGTCAAAAGAAATGCTCTCCAATTAA
- a CDS encoding OmpH family outer membrane protein: MKKILMITALLALTFSASYAQQKLAYVNSEYVLKHIPEYAAAQKQLDELSTKWQEEVDGKYAEIERLYKAYQNDQTLLNDDMRRRREDEIVNKEREVKDLQRQRFGFEGELFKQRAQLIQPIQQRLTKAIQDLAASESLDLILDKGPETTFLFANPALDKSNAVITKLGFKPDPKLAD, from the coding sequence ATGAAAAAGATACTCATGATTACGGCACTTCTAGCGCTAACGTTTAGTGCAAGTTATGCGCAACAGAAACTAGCTTACGTAAACTCGGAATATGTTTTAAAACACATTCCTGAATATGCGGCCGCTCAAAAGCAATTGGACGAGCTTTCTACAAAATGGCAAGAAGAGGTAGATGGTAAATACGCAGAGATTGAACGCTTGTATAAAGCGTATCAGAACGACCAAACCCTACTGAACGATGACATGCGTAGACGTCGTGAAGATGAAATCGTTAATAAAGAACGAGAAGTAAAAGATTTGCAACGTCAGCGTTTTGGCTTTGAAGGCGAATTGTTCAAACAACGTGCTCAACTCATCCAACCGATACAGCAACGCCTTACCAAAGCAATTCAGGATCTTGCTGCATCAGAAAGTTTGGACTTGATTTTGGATAAAGGTCCGGAGACAACCTTCCTATTTGCTAATCCAGCATTGGATAAAAGTAATGCGGTGATCACGAAGCTTGGTTTCAAGCCAGATCCGAAACTAGCAGATTAA
- a CDS encoding (Fe-S)-binding protein → MIAQLLFAMLLVFAGWLFYKNASKIYRNIRLGRSVNRFDSAAERAKTMLLVAFGQKKMFKRPIPALLHLFVYVGFVIINIEMLEIITDGVFGTHRVFAFMGGFYSFLIYSFEILAFSVLTACALFLVRRNILKVKRLNQKELDNWPKTDANLILVAEILLMAAFLFMNAADYKLQGLGAEHYIAAGSFPISQFLTGILPSDVGTLIIMERFFWWFHILGVLAFLNYLPLSKHLHILLAFPNTYFSNLKQKGQFDNMPTVTAEVKAMLDPSLPPPEGEVTRFGVKDVHDLTWKNLLDAYTCTECGRCTASCPANITGKLLSPRKIMMDTRDRLAIVGKNMDNNKGEFVDDGQSLLDNHITREEIWACTTCNACVEACPVNIDPLQIIMGLRQYAIMEESKGPASINNMLGNMENNGAPWKYAQADRANWTN, encoded by the coding sequence ATGATAGCTCAACTCCTATTTGCGATGTTATTAGTTTTTGCGGGATGGTTATTCTACAAAAATGCGTCAAAGATATACCGTAACATTCGTTTAGGTCGCTCTGTCAATCGATTTGATTCAGCAGCAGAACGGGCAAAGACCATGTTATTGGTTGCTTTTGGACAAAAGAAGATGTTCAAAAGACCAATCCCTGCCCTATTGCACCTATTTGTATATGTAGGTTTTGTGATCATCAATATAGAGATGTTGGAAATCATTACCGATGGCGTCTTTGGCACACATCGCGTTTTTGCATTTATGGGAGGTTTCTATAGCTTTCTGATTTACAGTTTTGAGATTCTTGCTTTTTCAGTACTCACTGCTTGTGCCCTATTTTTGGTCCGTCGTAATATTTTAAAGGTAAAGCGACTTAATCAAAAAGAATTAGACAACTGGCCTAAAACAGATGCTAACCTGATATTGGTTGCAGAAATTCTGTTGATGGCTGCGTTTCTTTTTATGAATGCTGCCGATTACAAACTTCAAGGATTAGGAGCAGAACATTATATAGCTGCAGGAAGCTTTCCAATAAGCCAGTTTCTTACCGGCATCCTACCGTCTGATGTGGGCACGCTGATTATCATGGAACGCTTCTTTTGGTGGTTTCATATTTTAGGCGTTTTGGCATTTTTAAACTACTTGCCACTTTCCAAACATTTGCACATTTTATTGGCCTTCCCAAATACCTACTTCAGTAACTTGAAACAAAAAGGACAGTTTGACAATATGCCGACTGTAACTGCTGAGGTGAAAGCGATGCTGGACCCATCATTGCCACCACCAGAGGGAGAGGTGACACGATTTGGCGTAAAAGACGTGCATGACTTGACCTGGAAAAATTTGCTGGATGCATATACGTGCACCGAGTGCGGACGATGCACTGCTTCCTGTCCTGCCAATATCACAGGCAAATTATTGTCTCCACGTAAAATCATGATGGACACCCGCGATCGTCTTGCGATAGTGGGTAAAAACATGGATAACAACAAAGGAGAATTCGTAGACGACGGCCAATCTTTACTTGATAATCACATTACCAGAGAGGAAATTTGGGCTTGTACCACCTGCAATGCTTGTGTAGAAGCTTGTCCGGTAAATATCGATCCCCTCCAGATTATTATGGGTTTACGGCAGTATGCGATTATGGAAGAATCCAAAGGACCGGCCAGTATCAATAACATGCTCGGTAATATGGAAAACAACGGTGCACCTTGGAAATATGCACAAGCCGACCGTGCCAACTGGACTAATTAG
- a CDS encoding PcfJ domain-containing protein gives MCPHCNTKLQIEVTRKRKFTQRKLMAILDVVDGVQVSRTIEVYGHHRAGEPVRHFVYEIYQHFFNVEGKNHIVARARNMFGESFAGDLEVRRNAYSYCYQYSVDKVCAGYKILPIFKKLGFKGNLHWISPYTFFTLLENNNRAETLLKVGQYSMFFQEIKRGNGGAYRFWDSIKICIRNKYKVKDAQMYYDYLGLLTRCRKDLRSPKYVCPKNLTKEHDRYVKKVREMDRKRSEAEKMRRARDNEEQYLKDKQAFFGLCFVRGDVTVKVLESVKEFVRESEIHKHCVFTGDYFKKQDSLIFSALVKGVPVETVELSLKEMQIIQSRGLHNKASEYNEDIKKLVDSNIGQVRKIYDQLQSAN, from the coding sequence ATGTGTCCACATTGCAACACGAAGCTTCAAATAGAAGTAACCCGGAAACGAAAGTTTACACAGCGTAAGCTGATGGCGATTCTAGATGTTGTTGATGGAGTGCAAGTATCTCGGACTATTGAAGTTTATGGCCATCATCGAGCCGGCGAACCTGTCCGGCACTTTGTATATGAGATTTACCAGCACTTCTTCAATGTTGAAGGGAAAAATCACATTGTGGCACGCGCTCGCAATATGTTTGGTGAATCATTCGCTGGTGATCTAGAAGTGAGACGGAATGCGTATTCCTATTGCTATCAATACAGTGTAGACAAAGTCTGTGCAGGTTACAAGATATTGCCAATATTCAAAAAGCTTGGGTTTAAAGGTAATCTGCACTGGATTTCTCCTTATACATTCTTCACGCTACTTGAAAACAATAACCGCGCGGAGACTCTACTCAAAGTCGGTCAGTATTCTATGTTCTTTCAGGAGATAAAAAGAGGCAATGGCGGTGCCTATAGATTCTGGGATTCAATCAAGATCTGCATTCGCAATAAATACAAGGTCAAAGATGCGCAGATGTATTACGATTACCTGGGATTACTTACGAGATGCCGGAAGGATCTGCGAAGTCCAAAATATGTTTGCCCTAAAAATCTTACCAAAGAACACGATCGCTACGTCAAAAAAGTTCGTGAAATGGACCGAAAACGATCGGAAGCAGAGAAGATGCGACGCGCAAGGGACAATGAAGAGCAATACTTAAAAGATAAGCAGGCTTTCTTTGGTTTGTGTTTCGTAAGAGGTGACGTGACAGTGAAGGTTTTGGAATCTGTAAAGGAATTCGTCCGAGAAAGTGAGATCCATAAGCATTGTGTATTTACTGGTGATTACTTTAAAAAGCAGGATTCTTTAATCTTCAGCGCGCTCGTGAAAGGCGTACCGGTTGAGACAGTGGAATTATCACTGAAAGAAATGCAGATCATCCAATCTCGCGGATTACACAATAAAGCTTCGGAATACAATGAGGACATCAAGAAGCTTGTCGATAGCAATATCGGTCAGGTTCGGAAGATTTACGATCAGCTGCAGAGCGCAAATTAA
- a CDS encoding YopX family protein produces MTREIKFRGLRTDGKGWVYGFLFMTTHNTAFEIGLKHCIQQIKKYGLTYDTFQVIPESVGQFTGRLDSAGVEIFEGDTGLHGESRRIVEYMNTNFTLVSMDRSQGILLSFSPRFVVIGNIHQEREVSNG; encoded by the coding sequence ATGACTAGAGAAATAAAGTTCCGCGGCCTGCGGACAGATGGTAAAGGGTGGGTGTATGGCTTTTTGTTTATGACAACACATAACACCGCTTTTGAAATAGGTCTAAAGCATTGCATACAGCAAATAAAAAAGTACGGATTAACCTATGACACGTTTCAAGTCATACCCGAATCAGTCGGCCAGTTCACCGGTAGATTGGATAGTGCAGGGGTAGAAATATTTGAAGGCGACACTGGATTGCATGGAGAAAGCCGAAGAATTGTAGAGTACATGAATACAAACTTCACTTTAGTCAGTATGGATAGATCGCAAGGTATATTATTGTCCTTCTCTCCCAGATTTGTAGTCATCGGCAACATACACCAAGAAAGAGAGGTAAGCAATGGATAA
- a CDS encoding MAC/perforin domain-containing protein — translation MKINLFAKLATISTVVLFAIGCQKSVITDGTESGKRATTPRSVTYNQYNVSGFGYDITGRYSNEKSAKGPVIDPRKVKAAGRLQDTEPSGTDSWEEYGENASSYSQKMSRRVNAGAGFKIFGIELSASFSRLDTSSNYFDAKYIYSTYYFTVTKRSINMNGTAATLMPHLDDNFKSDVLTYTPQELVRFYGTHVMTHIYTGGRLNISYQAETRHSNRTAAARAGAKVTASKFNVEVGTSSDVSETDASHNYNRTLAYSTIGGDTRHQLVGEINLEITNTVFNKTNWQNSITKENSKLIDFGSDGLVPIYEFISDPNKKQQVKKYVEDYVRNKEIQNLYKRVPVHSKYFRGNRNTNENHILDLDPNIAGTHLEYHGIAFYAFDYQAPNTVPVYRYYHQRWNDHFYTTNPAAERLEGYNYELIAFYAYKSPTQTNGTPTVPVYRFMNTPTFNHFYSRVRGPHATGYNYEKIEFYAHNE, via the coding sequence ATGAAAATCAATCTGTTTGCCAAATTGGCAACAATTTCAACTGTGGTCTTATTTGCAATTGGCTGTCAGAAATCCGTAATCACTGACGGTACCGAGTCGGGGAAAAGAGCTACCACTCCTAGATCAGTAACCTACAACCAGTATAACGTCTCTGGGTTTGGCTACGACATTACAGGTCGTTACTCTAATGAAAAATCTGCCAAAGGCCCTGTTATTGATCCGAGAAAAGTTAAAGCTGCAGGCCGCCTGCAAGATACTGAACCATCTGGAACAGATAGTTGGGAAGAATACGGTGAAAATGCATCTAGCTATAGTCAAAAAATGTCAAGAAGAGTAAATGCTGGAGCTGGTTTCAAAATTTTCGGCATCGAATTGAGCGCATCTTTCAGCAGACTAGATACTTCTTCTAATTATTTTGATGCAAAATATATTTATAGCACATACTATTTCACCGTTACAAAACGGAGCATAAATATGAATGGGACCGCTGCGACTTTGATGCCACATCTAGACGATAATTTCAAGAGTGATGTCCTAACTTATACTCCTCAGGAATTAGTGAGGTTTTACGGAACACATGTAATGACTCATATTTACACTGGCGGTAGATTGAATATATCGTATCAAGCCGAAACGCGGCACTCAAATAGAACAGCTGCCGCTCGCGCTGGTGCAAAAGTGACAGCATCTAAATTTAATGTTGAAGTTGGAACTTCCAGCGATGTAAGCGAAACAGATGCATCTCATAATTACAATAGAACACTTGCATATAGTACCATTGGAGGAGATACTAGGCATCAACTTGTCGGAGAGATCAACCTTGAAATTACAAATACAGTTTTTAATAAAACTAATTGGCAGAATAGTATAACTAAAGAAAACTCAAAACTCATTGACTTTGGGTCAGATGGCCTAGTTCCTATTTATGAATTTATCTCCGACCCTAATAAAAAGCAGCAAGTAAAAAAATATGTAGAGGATTATGTTAGAAATAAAGAGATTCAAAATCTTTACAAAAGGGTACCTGTACATTCAAAATACTTTAGAGGAAATAGGAATACCAATGAAAATCACATATTAGATCTTGATCCAAATATTGCAGGAACTCATTTGGAGTATCATGGTATTGCTTTTTACGCATTCGACTATCAAGCCCCTAACACAGTACCTGTTTATAGATACTATCATCAAAGATGGAACGATCATTTTTACACGACTAATCCGGCTGCCGAAAGACTGGAAGGCTACAATTATGAATTAATTGCATTTTACGCTTATAAATCTCCTACACAAACAAATGGCACACCTACGGTGCCTGTTTACAGATTTATGAATACCCCTACTTTTAATCATTTCTATAGTAGAGTACGCGGGCCACATGCGACTGGCTACAACTATGAAAAGATTGAGTTCTACGCACACAACGAATAG
- a CDS encoding (Fe-S)-binding protein: MENQLHIPTAAELLAKGESPDLLFWVGCAGSFDERAQRITRDICKILQHVGIKYAILGTEESCTGDPAKRSGNEFLFQMQAMMNIQVLDGYEIKKIVTACPHCFNTLKNEYPELGGHYEVIHHTELIQSLIDEGKLKPNDGNVFKGKKITYHDPCYLGRANDVYEAPRKVLETLDADLVELKRCRSNGLCCGAGGAQMFKEPEPGKKDINLERIEDVIESKADVVAAACPFCMTMLRDGVKIKEKEDSIQVLDIAEITVRANNI, translated from the coding sequence ATGGAAAATCAACTTCATATCCCCACTGCAGCAGAACTATTAGCCAAAGGCGAATCTCCGGACTTACTTTTTTGGGTAGGCTGTGCCGGCAGTTTCGATGAACGCGCGCAACGTATTACGCGGGATATTTGTAAGATTTTACAACATGTGGGTATTAAGTACGCTATTCTAGGTACAGAAGAAAGTTGTACAGGAGATCCCGCGAAACGATCTGGAAATGAATTTCTCTTCCAAATGCAAGCGATGATGAATATCCAAGTGCTGGATGGTTACGAAATCAAAAAGATTGTAACGGCTTGTCCACATTGTTTCAACACGTTGAAGAATGAATATCCGGAGTTGGGCGGACATTATGAAGTGATTCACCATACGGAGTTGATTCAGTCGTTGATCGATGAGGGAAAACTCAAACCCAACGATGGGAATGTCTTTAAAGGGAAGAAAATCACGTACCACGATCCTTGTTATCTCGGTCGAGCCAATGATGTATATGAAGCTCCGCGAAAAGTATTAGAGACGCTAGATGCCGACTTGGTAGAGCTGAAGCGGTGTCGAAGCAATGGATTGTGCTGTGGTGCGGGTGGTGCGCAGATGTTTAAAGAACCAGAGCCAGGCAAGAAAGATATTAACTTGGAACGTATCGAAGATGTCATCGAATCCAAGGCAGATGTTGTTGCTGCTGCTTGTCCTTTTTGTATGACGATGTTACGCGATGGCGTAAAAATTAAAGAAAAAGAAGATAGCATTCAAGTACTTGACATCGCCGAGATCACCGTTAGAGCAAATAACATTTAA
- a CDS encoding PcfK-like family protein translates to MQVTDAFKDIIQSHLTGMAATDSNFAKTFANPEKKIEDCITYILNTVKSSGKMGFADDEIFGMAMHYYDEEQIEVGKPISGKVIINRSIEKPASTEKPVQQVKTKKPIKKDETIISKNQLTMF, encoded by the coding sequence ATGCAAGTAACAGACGCATTCAAAGACATCATCCAAAGTCATCTGACTGGTATGGCTGCCACCGACAGCAACTTCGCAAAGACTTTCGCCAATCCTGAAAAGAAGATTGAGGACTGCATTACTTACATTCTAAATACAGTGAAGTCCTCGGGCAAAATGGGCTTTGCAGATGACGAGATCTTCGGCATGGCCATGCATTACTACGATGAGGAACAGATCGAAGTTGGAAAGCCTATTAGCGGTAAAGTGATCATCAATCGCAGTATTGAAAAGCCTGCATCTACGGAAAAGCCCGTACAACAGGTAAAAACCAAAAAGCCGATCAAAAAGGACGAAACGATAATTTCTAAGAATCAATTAACCATGTTTTAG
- a CDS encoding porin, which translates to MWHHSISSPTTKFRYLIPFVFLPLMFLLQQVSHGQERDDRATLGNFKGIQFMSSDSLFYTNFRFRMQNRLRYTNVLDGESNNEWEARVRRLRLRMDGFIYTPKISYSVQLAFTRGDQDFDDTGVPNIVRDAVMFYNFSDDFYISFGQNKLPGNRQRVNSSGQLQFAERSLVNAAFNIDRDFNLTLHLNKHISDMPIHAKFAVSTGEGRVAVTTDDGLAYTGRLEFLPLGDFTNDGDYSEGDLEREPTPKLSLAAGYSYNDRTRRSGGQTGKSVVNPFTLKTGYADMMFKYTGWAYMAEYMRRDVDNPLNFLESDPLQAIHAYKGWGINQQLSYLLQDGYEIASRYTYVKPHHDIQAVELQTEVIEIGATKYFKAHRLKFQANASYLFRDGVFNNSNGKGTWGGTFQVELGI; encoded by the coding sequence ATGTGGCACCATTCAATCTCCTCTCCTACAACGAAATTCCGCTACCTAATCCCTTTTGTATTTCTGCCACTTATGTTCCTGCTACAGCAGGTAAGTCATGGGCAGGAAAGAGATGACCGCGCAACTCTCGGAAACTTTAAGGGAATACAATTTATGAGCAGTGACAGCCTGTTCTACACCAATTTCCGTTTTCGGATGCAAAATCGGCTCAGATACACAAACGTACTGGATGGAGAAAGTAACAATGAATGGGAAGCTCGTGTACGAAGATTACGATTGCGAATGGATGGCTTTATATACACGCCGAAGATTTCGTATAGTGTGCAACTAGCTTTCACCCGTGGCGATCAGGATTTTGATGATACCGGAGTTCCTAACATTGTACGTGATGCTGTGATGTTTTACAACTTCTCGGACGATTTCTATATTTCATTCGGGCAAAACAAGCTTCCCGGAAACCGTCAGCGGGTAAATTCTTCTGGCCAATTGCAATTTGCAGAACGTTCCTTAGTAAATGCGGCATTCAACATTGATCGAGATTTTAACCTGACGCTGCATCTCAACAAACATATTTCCGATATGCCGATTCATGCAAAATTTGCCGTTTCTACCGGGGAAGGACGAGTCGCGGTCACGACCGACGATGGCTTGGCTTACACCGGTCGATTAGAGTTTTTGCCTTTAGGAGATTTCACCAATGATGGAGACTATTCGGAGGGTGATCTCGAACGCGAACCTACTCCCAAGCTATCCCTTGCTGCTGGTTATAGTTATAATGATCGTACAAGAAGATCTGGTGGGCAGACTGGCAAATCAGTTGTCAATCCTTTTACGCTGAAGACAGGATATGCGGATATGATGTTTAAATATACCGGCTGGGCTTACATGGCAGAGTACATGCGCCGTGATGTGGATAACCCGCTTAACTTTTTAGAAAGCGATCCACTACAAGCGATTCATGCCTACAAAGGCTGGGGCATTAATCAGCAATTATCCTATTTGCTACAGGATGGATATGAGATTGCAAGTCGCTATACCTATGTGAAGCCACATCACGATATACAAGCAGTGGAATTACAAACAGAAGTCATTGAAATCGGTGCCACAAAATACTTCAAGGCACACCGTCTGAAATTTCAGGCTAATGCCTCGTACCTGTTTCGAGACGGTGTTTTCAACAACAGCAATGGAAAAGGAACATGGGGCGGCACATTCCAAGTGGAGCTGGGGATTTAA